A genomic region of Caulobacter sp. NIBR2454 contains the following coding sequences:
- a CDS encoding alpha/beta fold hydrolase, with product MKLPLFFCALALAAAPMTGQAQTAAPQPIGAALERYPYPHPVAFLPVVVEADGKRVETRLAYMDVAPTSLANGRTVLLLHGRNFPASYWAQTIKVLTGAGYRVIAPDQVNFGKSGRVDGMAVSFDAMAQHTWALLDHLRIEKVDVVAHSMGNMAGTRLVLAHPGRVGKLVMYAPIGLQDYRPLTPPTDPEAAVRAESAKDAAAYRKELVGSYGLASSEVIESFVALREDLRASTDWPLYVRTFNASAVAIRDQPVVQELPRVVTPTLFLVGETDRAAPGKAHAAEADKGKYKPVAELAQAIAPTMPAAQVQVFDGRGHLIHLEDPQAFHKAVLDFLAQ from the coding sequence ATGAAGCTCCCCCTTTTCTTTTGCGCCCTGGCGCTGGCGGCGGCCCCGATGACGGGACAGGCCCAGACGGCGGCCCCGCAGCCCATCGGCGCCGCGCTGGAGCGCTATCCCTATCCTCATCCCGTGGCGTTCCTGCCCGTGGTCGTCGAGGCCGACGGCAAGCGGGTGGAGACGCGCCTGGCCTATATGGACGTGGCCCCCACTAGCCTGGCCAACGGGCGCACGGTGCTGTTGCTGCACGGCCGCAACTTCCCGGCCAGCTATTGGGCGCAGACGATCAAGGTGCTGACCGGCGCCGGCTATCGGGTGATCGCGCCCGACCAGGTCAATTTCGGCAAGTCGGGCCGGGTGGACGGCATGGCCGTCAGCTTCGACGCCATGGCGCAGCATACGTGGGCGCTGCTGGATCACCTGCGGATCGAGAAGGTGGATGTGGTCGCCCATTCCATGGGCAACATGGCCGGGACGCGGCTGGTGCTGGCCCATCCGGGCCGGGTCGGCAAGCTGGTCATGTACGCGCCCATCGGGCTGCAGGACTACCGTCCACTGACGCCGCCGACCGATCCGGAAGCTGCTGTTCGCGCCGAGAGCGCCAAGGACGCGGCGGCCTATCGCAAGGAGTTGGTCGGCTCCTACGGCCTGGCGTCTTCCGAGGTGATCGAGTCGTTCGTGGCCCTGCGCGAGGACCTTCGCGCGTCGACCGACTGGCCGCTTTACGTGCGCACGTTCAACGCCAGCGCCGTGGCTATCCGTGACCAGCCGGTGGTTCAGGAGCTGCCCCGGGTGGTGACCCCGACCCTGTTCCTGGTCGGAGAGACCGACCGCGCCGCGCCGGGCAAGGCCCACGCGGCCGAGGCCGACAAGGGCAAGTACAAGCCGGTGGCCGAACTGGCCCAGGCGATCGCCCCGACCATGCCCGCCGCCCAAGTGCAGGTGTTTGACGGGCGCGGCCACCTGATCCATCTGGAGGATCCGCAGGCCTTCCATAAGGCCGTCCTCGACTTTCTGGCCCAATGA
- the ftsH gene encoding ATP-dependent zinc metalloprotease FtsH, translated as MNLRNLAIWGVILVVMIGGYSVVTQGSRSGGSAGEITYSELLRRIDQGGVKSAVIHGQVVEARGADGKAVTVMAPPNSEDLIKRLEARGADIQIKSPGGNTLLTILFNMLPILLLIGVWIFFMRQMQGGARGAMGFGKSKARLLTENKNRVTFDDVAGVDEAKEDLTEIVDFLKDPAKFQRLGGKIPKGALLVGPPGTGKTLLARAVAGEAGVPFFSISGSDFVEMFVGVGASRVRDMFEQAKKNAPCIIFIDEIDAVGRHRGAGLGGGNDEREQTLNQLLVEMDGFESNEGIILIAATNRPDVLDPALLRPGRFDRQVVVPNPDVTGRERILRVHMKNVPLAADVDVKTLARGTPGFSGADLSNLVNEGALMAARKNRRMVTMNDFEMAKDKVMMGAERRSLAMNDEEKKLTAYHEGGHAIIALNVPCADPVHKATIVPRGRALGMVMQLPEGDRYSMKYQQMTSRLAIMMGGRVAEELIFGKENITSGASSDIKAATDLARNMVTRWGYSDKLGTVAYGDNQEEVFLGHSVARTQNISEATAKLIDAEVKRLVDYGHDEARRILTERIDDLHTLAKSLLEYETLSGEEINGVLKGIKPNRDEPEVKLPGNPTVSVPITSTPATA; from the coding sequence ATGAACCTGCGTAACCTGGCCATCTGGGGCGTCATCCTCGTCGTAATGATCGGCGGCTATAGCGTCGTCACTCAGGGCTCGCGTAGCGGCGGCTCGGCCGGCGAGATCACCTATTCGGAGCTTCTGCGTCGCATTGACCAGGGCGGGGTGAAGAGCGCCGTGATCCACGGGCAGGTCGTCGAGGCGCGCGGCGCCGACGGCAAGGCCGTGACGGTCATGGCTCCGCCGAACTCGGAAGACCTGATCAAGCGTCTGGAGGCGCGGGGCGCCGACATCCAGATTAAGTCGCCGGGCGGCAACACCCTGCTGACCATCCTGTTCAACATGCTGCCGATCCTGCTGCTGATCGGGGTGTGGATCTTCTTCATGCGTCAGATGCAGGGCGGCGCCCGGGGCGCCATGGGCTTTGGCAAGTCCAAGGCCCGCCTGCTGACCGAGAACAAGAACCGCGTCACCTTCGACGACGTGGCCGGCGTGGACGAGGCCAAGGAAGACCTGACCGAGATTGTCGACTTCCTGAAGGACCCGGCCAAGTTCCAGCGCCTGGGCGGCAAGATTCCCAAGGGCGCGCTGCTCGTGGGCCCTCCCGGCACGGGTAAGACCCTGCTGGCTCGCGCCGTCGCGGGCGAGGCGGGCGTGCCGTTCTTCTCGATCTCGGGTTCGGACTTCGTGGAGATGTTCGTCGGCGTCGGCGCCAGCCGCGTGCGCGACATGTTCGAGCAGGCCAAGAAGAACGCCCCCTGCATCATCTTCATCGACGAAATCGACGCCGTCGGCCGCCACCGCGGCGCCGGCCTGGGCGGCGGCAACGACGAGCGCGAGCAGACCCTCAACCAGCTGCTGGTGGAGATGGACGGCTTCGAATCCAACGAAGGCATCATCCTGATCGCCGCCACCAACCGTCCCGACGTGCTGGACCCGGCCCTGCTGCGTCCCGGCCGCTTCGACCGTCAGGTCGTGGTGCCGAACCCCGACGTGACGGGCCGCGAACGCATCCTGCGCGTCCACATGAAGAACGTGCCCCTGGCCGCCGACGTGGACGTCAAGACCCTGGCCCGCGGCACTCCTGGCTTCTCGGGCGCGGACCTGTCGAACCTGGTCAACGAGGGCGCCCTGATGGCCGCGCGCAAGAACCGCCGCATGGTCACCATGAACGACTTCGAGATGGCCAAGGACAAGGTCATGATGGGCGCCGAGCGCCGGTCGCTGGCCATGAACGACGAAGAAAAGAAGCTGACCGCGTATCACGAGGGCGGCCACGCGATCATCGCCCTGAACGTTCCCTGCGCCGACCCGGTCCACAAGGCGACCATCGTCCCGCGGGGCCGCGCCCTGGGCATGGTGATGCAGCTGCCGGAAGGCGACCGCTATTCCATGAAGTACCAGCAGATGACCAGCCGTCTGGCCATCATGATGGGCGGCCGGGTGGCCGAGGAGCTGATCTTCGGCAAGGAGAATATCACCTCGGGCGCCAGCAGCGACATCAAGGCGGCCACCGATCTGGCCCGCAACATGGTCACGCGCTGGGGCTATTCGGACAAGCTGGGCACCGTGGCCTATGGCGACAACCAGGAAGAGGTGTTCCTGGGCCATTCGGTCGCCCGCACCCAGAACATCTCGGAGGCGACGGCCAAGCTGATCGACGCCGAGGTCAAGCGCCTGGTGGACTATGGCCACGACGAGGCGCGCCGGATCCTGACCGAGCGGATCGACGACCTGCACACCCTGGCCAAGAGCCTGCTGGAGTACGAAACCCTCAGCGGCGAAGAGATCAACGGCGTGCTCAAGGGCATCAAGCCCAACCGCGACGAGCCGGAAGTGAAGCTGCCGGGCAATCCGACGGTTTCGGTGCCGATCACCTCGACACCAGCCACCGCCTGA